Proteins co-encoded in one Trueperella abortisuis genomic window:
- a CDS encoding FHA domain-containing protein FhaB/FipA: MSALVVTLFRYGFLILLWLFVFAVVLTVKKDVYGTRVTSRTTGRPQAKVAARTTARPRRASTPTPRAAAQPHLVVSGGSLAGSTIPLSGSITVGRSPDSALVLDDGYTSARHARFYTDGHDWYVEDLNSTNGTWVGGTRIYEPTRLSFGTPVTIGKTTLEIRQ; the protein is encoded by the coding sequence ATGAGCGCCCTCGTTGTCACGCTTTTCCGCTACGGCTTCCTCATTCTCCTGTGGCTGTTCGTCTTCGCCGTGGTTCTCACGGTGAAGAAGGACGTCTACGGCACCCGCGTCACGTCCCGCACCACGGGTAGGCCCCAGGCCAAGGTGGCCGCCCGCACGACGGCGCGTCCGCGGCGCGCGTCCACCCCCACGCCTCGCGCCGCCGCCCAGCCACACCTGGTGGTCAGCGGCGGCTCACTCGCCGGGAGCACGATCCCGCTGTCGGGCTCGATCACGGTGGGCCGCTCCCCGGATTCGGCCCTGGTGCTGGACGACGGCTACACCTCGGCACGCCACGCCCGCTTCTACACGGACGGACATGACTGGTACGTGGAGGATCTGAATTCGACGAACGGCACGTGGGTGGGCGGTACGCGCATCTATGAGCCGACCCGCCTGAGCTTCGGCACGCCCGTGACCATCGGCAAGACAACCCTGGAGATACGCCAGTGA
- a CDS encoding S9 family peptidase: protein MTNINKDAPHAERIPIERTFHGHTFTDNYEWLREDEEKAHSLIDAENAWFEANTADQAELREQIVAEIAARTKETDVSVPVRKGDYWYWTRTWEGRPYAGLFRVPLTGNGKQTEKLELIRPKPSDTLAGETCVYDGNQLGVDEEYFATGSGDASPDGRLFALAIDTTGDEHFDLRIHEIDSDRVVDDAVEGIGYGLAWLADSSGVFYTRVDDAWRHHEVWLHRVGTNPDEDQLILREDDESFGLWFETSRDGKWLVILSTSTETSEVHLVSTADPAERFMVRGREQGLFYTVEVAGDELLIIHNAEEPGFELATAPVRPSDVTEWTSLVKPAAGERFLEVAAFKTFAALHTRAKGGTEIRIIERTAKGWAKPYALPIPETMTVEIGANHEWEATGVDVVAESLIQPQTWLSWDVVNKEMTTLKTLEVPGYDPSQYVEYRDWAEAEDGVKIPLTIAHRADLDRTGANPGFIYGYGSYEVCNDPYFTPMRLPLLDRGVVYAVAHIRGGGEMGRQWYEDGRLLKKKNTFSDFVAASRHLIDTGLVDGERLAAEGGSAGGLLMGAVTNQAPELYRVILARVPFVDALTTILKPELPLTVGEWEEWGNPITSKEVYEYMASYSPYENIRAERYPAILATTSLNDVRVSYIEPTKWVQELREVVADDSGIILQHTEKVAGHAGGSGRYARWERRAREIAFVLRQLEVA from the coding sequence ATGACAAACATCAACAAGGACGCACCCCACGCCGAGCGCATCCCGATCGAGCGAACCTTCCACGGCCACACCTTCACGGACAACTACGAGTGGCTGCGCGAGGATGAGGAGAAGGCCCACTCCCTCATCGACGCAGAGAACGCCTGGTTTGAGGCGAACACGGCCGACCAAGCCGAGCTACGCGAGCAGATCGTGGCGGAGATCGCGGCACGGACGAAGGAGACGGACGTCTCGGTGCCCGTGCGCAAAGGCGATTACTGGTACTGGACCCGAACGTGGGAGGGCCGCCCCTACGCCGGACTTTTCCGGGTACCGCTGACAGGCAACGGCAAGCAAACAGAGAAGCTAGAGCTGATCCGCCCCAAGCCGTCAGACACGCTCGCGGGCGAGACCTGCGTCTATGACGGCAACCAGCTTGGCGTCGACGAAGAATACTTCGCCACGGGATCGGGGGACGCCTCGCCGGACGGCCGCCTCTTCGCGCTCGCGATCGACACCACCGGGGACGAGCACTTCGATCTGCGCATCCACGAGATCGACTCGGACCGGGTGGTCGACGACGCCGTGGAGGGCATCGGCTACGGGCTGGCCTGGCTCGCGGATTCGAGCGGCGTGTTCTACACGCGCGTGGACGACGCGTGGCGCCACCACGAGGTCTGGCTCCACCGGGTGGGGACGAACCCGGACGAAGACCAGCTCATCCTGCGCGAGGACGACGAGTCCTTCGGGCTGTGGTTCGAGACCTCGCGGGATGGGAAGTGGCTGGTCATCTTGTCGACGTCGACGGAGACGTCGGAGGTCCACCTGGTCTCGACGGCGGATCCGGCCGAGCGTTTCATGGTGCGCGGGCGCGAGCAGGGCCTGTTCTACACCGTCGAGGTGGCCGGCGACGAGCTCCTCATCATCCACAACGCCGAAGAGCCCGGATTCGAGCTGGCCACTGCCCCGGTCCGCCCCAGCGACGTCACGGAGTGGACCAGCCTGGTCAAGCCGGCTGCGGGCGAGCGCTTCCTTGAGGTCGCCGCATTCAAGACGTTCGCGGCGCTGCACACCCGCGCCAAGGGCGGCACCGAGATCCGGATCATCGAGCGTACCGCCAAGGGCTGGGCGAAGCCCTACGCGCTCCCGATCCCGGAGACGATGACCGTGGAGATCGGGGCGAACCACGAGTGGGAGGCCACCGGGGTCGACGTCGTCGCCGAATCACTCATCCAGCCGCAAACGTGGCTGAGCTGGGACGTGGTGAATAAGGAGATGACCACGCTCAAGACGCTCGAGGTGCCCGGCTACGACCCGAGCCAGTACGTGGAGTACCGCGACTGGGCGGAGGCGGAGGACGGGGTGAAAATCCCGCTGACCATCGCCCACCGCGCCGACCTCGACCGCACCGGCGCCAACCCCGGCTTCATCTACGGCTACGGCTCTTACGAGGTGTGCAACGACCCGTACTTTACCCCCATGCGCCTGCCGCTACTGGACCGCGGCGTGGTCTACGCCGTGGCGCACATCCGCGGCGGCGGGGAGATGGGGCGCCAGTGGTACGAGGACGGGCGCCTGCTAAAGAAGAAGAACACGTTCTCCGACTTCGTGGCCGCCTCCCGCCACCTCATCGACACGGGGCTCGTGGACGGGGAGCGCCTCGCGGCCGAGGGCGGCTCCGCCGGCGGGTTGCTCATGGGCGCGGTGACCAACCAAGCCCCCGAGCTGTACCGGGTGATCCTGGCGCGGGTGCCGTTCGTCGACGCCCTGACCACGATCCTCAAGCCCGAGCTGCCGCTGACGGTTGGTGAATGGGAGGAGTGGGGCAACCCGATCACGTCGAAAGAGGTCTACGAATACATGGCCTCGTACTCGCCGTACGAGAACATCCGCGCCGAGCGCTACCCGGCGATCCTCGCCACCACCTCACTCAACGACGTCCGCGTGTCCTACATCGAGCCCACCAAGTGGGTCCAGGAGCTGCGCGAGGTCGTCGCCGACGACTCCGGCATCATCCTCCAGCACACCGAGAAGGTCGCTGGCCACGCCGGCGGCTCCGGGCGCTATGCCCGCTGGGAGCGGCGCGCTCGCGAGATCGCGTTTGTGCTGCGCCAGCTTGAGGTGGCCTAG
- a CDS encoding IS481 family transposase produces the protein MNNTQKNRVIVMAIIEGNMSTTEAAHRFNVSTRWVRKLLQRYREGGLEAVDPQSKAPRSNPHQYTDTTITQILSIRNHLTNHGLDNGPHSIWLQLPQANRPSVATIWRILKRHNLITPQPQKRPRSSWIRFEAATPNETWQSDFTHWPLADRTDTEIITWLDDHSRYLLHVSAHQRITTPIVIDTFTRTTDIYGLPASTLTDNGMVYTTKLARGNRTNTQPNGFEQLLADLSITQKNGRPNHPTTQGKIERYHQTLKKWLRAQPPVTTINELNTQLRHFQNLYNTQRPHRALANATPAHAYNALPKAQPTIEKEPHTFWRIRYDKVDNGGKITIRYAGELRKLHIGGL, from the coding sequence ATGAATAACACACAAAAGAACCGCGTCATTGTCATGGCCATCATCGAAGGAAACATGAGCACCACTGAAGCTGCTCACCGGTTCAACGTCTCCACCAGATGGGTACGAAAACTCCTCCAACGCTACCGCGAAGGAGGCCTAGAAGCCGTCGACCCACAATCGAAAGCACCCCGATCAAACCCGCACCAATACACCGACACGACCATCACCCAAATACTAAGCATCCGAAACCACCTCACCAACCACGGACTAGACAACGGACCACACTCGATCTGGCTTCAATTACCTCAAGCCAACCGCCCATCAGTAGCAACAATCTGGCGCATCCTCAAACGCCACAACCTCATCACACCCCAACCTCAAAAACGACCACGCTCATCATGGATCCGCTTCGAAGCAGCAACACCTAACGAAACCTGGCAATCAGACTTCACCCACTGGCCACTAGCAGACCGAACCGACACCGAAATCATCACCTGGCTCGATGACCACTCCCGCTACCTCCTCCACGTCTCAGCACACCAACGCATCACCACACCCATCGTCATCGACACCTTCACACGCACTACCGATATCTACGGACTGCCAGCATCAACACTGACCGACAACGGCATGGTCTACACCACCAAACTCGCCCGCGGAAACCGTACTAACACCCAACCAAACGGCTTCGAACAACTCCTAGCCGACCTGAGCATCACACAAAAGAACGGCCGACCAAACCACCCCACCACACAAGGCAAAATCGAGCGATACCACCAAACCCTCAAAAAATGGCTACGCGCCCAACCACCAGTCACCACCATAAACGAACTCAACACACAACTACGCCACTTCCAAAACCTCTACAACACCCAGCGCCCCCACCGAGCCCTGGCAAACGCAACACCCGCACATGCCTACAACGCACTCCCCAAAGCACAACCCACCATTGAAAAAGAACCACACACGTTCTGGCGAATCCGCTACGACAAAGTCGATAACGGAGGAAAAATCACCATCAGATACGCCGGAGAACTACGCAAACTCCACATCGGAGGCTTATAG
- a CDS encoding S-ribosylhomocysteine lyase — translation MNKMNVESFNLDHTLVAAPFVRIADVKRLPHGDVLTKYDVRFCQPNAAHLEMDTVHSIEHSFAEYARNHADNVVDFSPMGCQTGFYLILAGEPDVDATMGLIEQTFRDILAATSVPAANEVQCGWGANHSLAGAQKAVADMLARRDQWGEVFA, via the coding sequence ATGAACAAGATGAACGTCGAGTCGTTCAACCTCGACCACACGCTGGTGGCTGCGCCATTCGTGCGCATCGCCGACGTCAAACGGCTGCCGCACGGCGATGTTCTGACCAAGTACGACGTGCGCTTCTGCCAGCCCAACGCCGCACACCTCGAGATGGACACCGTCCACTCGATCGAGCACTCCTTCGCCGAATACGCCCGCAACCACGCCGATAACGTGGTCGATTTTTCGCCCATGGGCTGCCAGACGGGCTTCTACCTCATCCTCGCCGGCGAACCCGACGTCGATGCCACCATGGGCCTGATCGAACAGACCTTCCGCGACATCCTCGCCGCCACCAGCGTGCCCGCCGCGAACGAGGTACAGTGCGGCTGGGGCGCCAACCATTCGCTCGCCGGAGCGCAGAAGGCCGTGGCCGACATGCTCGCCCGCCGCGACCAGTGGGGAGAGGTGTTCGCATGA
- a CDS encoding macro domain-containing protein encodes MLQLDDYRDAIKLSEPFPEPNDDTRSTYDLLMTALGGLNKKHYTGTGSIAHLSTDDGLLRWLQAELALREPGPLNPIASRAINTLLYRQVGLHGRVEAKNLRRIHDLLPENDFDSSTETVLFRGDMRQLVIDAVVNTALPTLTGCRIPLHGCLDSVLHAQAGPWMRNDCATIMELQGTDIEEPGQVKITRGYRLPAKYVIHTVGPAVHDGVVTAADHEILYNCYWNALELTRQMPDVRSIAFPAIATGYNAFPLRRAAKIALDAVNTWMDRHGHNLDLIVFSVHSEADAMTYADVIDTWIDD; translated from the coding sequence ATGCTCCAGCTCGACGACTATAGGGACGCAATCAAACTCTCGGAGCCATTCCCCGAGCCCAACGACGACACCCGCTCCACCTACGATCTACTCATGACGGCGCTCGGTGGCCTCAACAAGAAGCACTACACCGGCACCGGGTCCATCGCCCACCTCTCTACCGACGACGGCCTCTTGCGCTGGCTCCAGGCCGAACTGGCCCTACGCGAACCCGGCCCGCTCAACCCGATCGCCTCCCGCGCAATTAACACCCTGCTCTACCGGCAGGTCGGCTTACACGGCCGCGTCGAGGCCAAGAACCTGCGCCGTATCCACGATCTCCTTCCCGAGAACGACTTCGATTCCTCCACCGAGACCGTCCTCTTCCGTGGGGACATGCGCCAGCTCGTCATCGACGCCGTCGTCAACACCGCCCTGCCCACCCTCACCGGGTGCCGCATCCCGCTCCACGGCTGCCTTGACTCCGTACTTCACGCCCAGGCCGGCCCTTGGATGCGCAACGACTGCGCCACCATCATGGAGCTCCAGGGCACCGACATCGAGGAACCGGGTCAGGTCAAGATCACGCGCGGCTACCGCCTCCCAGCCAAGTACGTCATCCACACGGTCGGGCCCGCCGTGCACGACGGCGTCGTCACCGCCGCGGACCACGAAATCCTTTACAACTGCTACTGGAACGCCCTCGAGCTGACCCGGCAAATGCCCGACGTGCGCTCCATCGCCTTTCCCGCCATCGCCACTGGCTACAACGCCTTCCCGCTTCGCCGTGCCGCGAAGATCGCGCTCGACGCCGTCAACACCTGGATGGATCGGCACGGCCACAACCTCGACCTCATCGTCTTCTCCGTGCATTCGGAGGCCGACGCGATGACCTACGCCGACGTCATCGACACCTGGATCGACGACTAA
- a CDS encoding PP2C family protein-serine/threonine phosphatase — protein sequence MSISFRCAAVSDVGLIRKSNQDAGYASTNLIVLADGMGGAAGGDVASSVVVAHLAQVDDSHPAEDILPVLTNTLEDAHAELIARSAETTSLAGLGTTCIAIMRAGNKLGMVHIGDSRAYLLREGTLTQVTHDHTLVQYLVDRGEITPEEAENHPKRNVIMRNIGDTPEPLEIDRSIREAIAGDRWLLCSDGLFGVVSKERITKTLTDYRDLDACANRLVDLALAAGAPDNVTVVLADVVDDDVAPGPPLIVGSAAVDAHRPTRGTTSAAGKLSRWTPGESVEVAQERRSPWARIAATIAVLAIAVGSVFGAYAWSQTQYYVTQAGGKVAIFQGVPQKLGPLTLSHLHEKSDLEVASLTTVAQARIAEPITRDSLAEARTVVADLAAQVREPDPIIVEHPTPEPSVFPTTGTPPSGRDATTPGSSDFPTDSTTIPLPTDPRPEESQ from the coding sequence GTGAGCATTTCTTTCCGCTGCGCAGCAGTTTCCGACGTCGGCCTGATTCGTAAGTCTAATCAGGATGCTGGCTATGCCTCCACCAACCTCATCGTGTTGGCCGACGGGATGGGTGGCGCAGCCGGCGGGGACGTGGCGTCGTCGGTCGTGGTGGCGCACCTGGCGCAGGTTGACGACAGCCACCCCGCTGAAGACATCTTGCCCGTGCTCACCAATACGCTCGAGGACGCCCACGCGGAGCTCATCGCGCGTTCGGCGGAGACGACGTCGTTGGCCGGGTTGGGCACGACATGCATCGCGATCATGCGCGCGGGCAACAAGCTCGGCATGGTCCACATCGGCGATTCGCGCGCCTACCTGTTGCGAGAGGGAACGCTGACCCAGGTCACCCACGACCACACGCTCGTCCAGTACCTCGTCGACCGGGGCGAGATCACTCCGGAGGAGGCGGAGAACCACCCGAAGCGCAACGTCATCATGCGCAACATCGGCGACACCCCCGAACCGCTCGAGATCGACCGCTCGATCCGCGAGGCCATCGCGGGCGACCGCTGGCTGCTGTGTTCTGACGGCCTGTTCGGCGTCGTGTCGAAGGAACGCATCACGAAGACGCTCACGGACTACCGCGACCTCGACGCGTGCGCGAACCGCCTCGTCGACCTGGCGCTCGCCGCCGGCGCGCCCGATAACGTCACGGTGGTGTTGGCTGACGTCGTCGACGACGACGTTGCGCCCGGCCCTCCCCTGATCGTGGGGTCAGCGGCGGTGGATGCTCACAGACCCACGCGGGGGACGACGTCGGCGGCGGGGAAACTATCGCGCTGGACGCCGGGGGAGTCGGTCGAGGTCGCGCAGGAGCGGCGCAGCCCGTGGGCACGGATCGCGGCGACCATCGCGGTGCTCGCCATTGCGGTGGGTAGCGTGTTTGGCGCCTACGCCTGGAGCCAGACCCAGTATTACGTGACGCAGGCGGGCGGAAAAGTCGCGATCTTCCAGGGCGTACCGCAGAAGCTAGGCCCGCTCACCCTGTCCCACTTGCACGAAAAATCAGATCTTGAGGTTGCGAGCCTGACGACAGTGGCCCAGGCGCGCATCGCCGAGCCAATCACCCGCGACTCGCTCGCCGAGGCGCGCACGGTCGTCGCCGACCTCGCGGCGCAGGTGCGCGAGCCGGACCCGATCATCGTCGAGCACCCAACCCCCGAGCCCAGCGTGTTTCCGACCACCGGCACGCCACCCTCGGGCAGGGATGCGACGACGCCGGGCAGCTCCGACTTCCCGACCGACTCCACCACGATCCCGTTGCCCACTGACCCGCGGCCGGAGGAGAGCCAATGA
- a CDS encoding ribonuclease H family protein: MTEIGRPKAGYDLVIATDGSCSGNPGPGGWAWVEQYSGRTAAGGAHTTTNNIMELTAMISALEFAGPEADLLLRSDSSYVIKAMTEWAPGWRRRGWKKADGKPVLNRELIEKMVNLYESRTGRTDVEWVRGHSGDAANELADRLAVEQTGLHSGLRS; encoded by the coding sequence ATGACTGAGATTGGACGGCCCAAGGCGGGCTATGACCTGGTGATTGCGACGGACGGTTCGTGCTCGGGGAACCCGGGCCCGGGCGGCTGGGCGTGGGTGGAGCAGTATTCGGGCCGGACGGCGGCCGGTGGTGCGCATACGACGACGAACAACATCATGGAGTTGACGGCGATGATCTCGGCGCTCGAGTTCGCGGGCCCGGAGGCGGACCTACTGTTGCGTTCGGATTCGTCGTATGTCATCAAGGCGATGACCGAGTGGGCTCCGGGCTGGCGGCGGCGGGGCTGGAAGAAGGCGGACGGCAAGCCGGTGCTCAACCGGGAGCTGATTGAGAAGATGGTGAACCTGTACGAGTCGCGCACGGGCCGAACGGACGTGGAGTGGGTGCGCGGCCATTCCGGTGACGCCGCGAACGAGCTGGCGGACCGGCTGGCGGTGGAGCAGACGGGCCTGCACTCGGGCCTGCGTTCCTAG
- a CDS encoding FhaA domain-containing protein: MSAFDRIERGMENAVENVFSRAFRSDLKPVELASGLKKSMDDRAAAVSQDRVVVPNEFEILLSESDFHKLGEWGEDAMRDELTEIATSHARNQRYTFLGPIKITFSSMPELSRGKLLVRGRSKRGPAAPATTPEATPENPIIEVGGERYLLTGAVTVIGRGSSADITVDDAGVSRRHLELRVTPGGVIATDLDTTNGTYVEGHRITAATLLDGNTITIGRTRIMFWTSPEML, from the coding sequence ATGAGCGCATTCGACAGGATTGAGCGCGGCATGGAGAACGCCGTCGAAAACGTATTCTCGCGCGCTTTCCGCTCGGACCTTAAGCCGGTGGAGTTGGCCTCGGGCCTGAAGAAGTCGATGGATGACAGGGCGGCAGCGGTCAGCCAGGACCGTGTGGTCGTGCCGAACGAGTTTGAGATTCTGCTGTCGGAATCAGACTTCCACAAGCTGGGAGAGTGGGGTGAGGACGCGATGCGCGACGAGCTGACGGAGATCGCCACCTCCCACGCCCGCAACCAGCGCTACACGTTCCTGGGCCCGATCAAGATCACGTTCAGCTCCATGCCGGAACTCTCCCGCGGCAAACTCTTGGTCCGTGGCCGTTCGAAGCGCGGCCCGGCCGCACCCGCCACCACCCCGGAGGCCACGCCTGAAAACCCGATCATCGAGGTCGGCGGGGAGCGCTACCTGCTCACGGGTGCCGTCACGGTCATCGGCCGGGGTTCCTCGGCGGACATCACGGTCGACGACGCCGGTGTCTCCCGCCGTCACTTGGAGCTCCGCGTTACCCCGGGCGGCGTGATCGCCACGGATCTGGACACAACGAACGGCACCTACGTGGAGGGGCACCGGATCACGGCGGCGACCCTCCTGGACGGCAACACGATTACGATCGGCCGCACCCGCATCATGTTTTGGACGAGCCCGGAGATGCTATGA
- the mtnN gene encoding 5'-methylthioadenosine/S-adenosylhomocysteine nucleosidase, whose product MTSINAIIVAAMAEEMRPFTTLLPDFITTPITTPFGSAFLARKGRSSILFLTTGIGAACSAGLLSWALAKYEPRAIVSVGSAGGLDSSVSIGDIVVGTRYVHGTADATAFGYAPGQIPGQPEYFEATDDLVQAAHAASQADRRTHAGLVVSSDSFVTEANVKDTRTTFPGVLSADMESHALAQIAHLFGIPFASVRSISDVVGASDAKKQAETFNNQLDDVALAAAHTVLNLLSHTSALDIERSGHGPAQHFSKASLQCALYLMLAKAHGLTAASGELPEVLQAAEKHLSSLDAPLRGEALGLMLAGYQFASEQPSAALTAKDYDTHRAQFIKNYSDAGPGFLWPPTSQTVIKRFNGYWNDALISIGLTPRRGRNRGGLKFSTEDYLFAIRSYLIDAQRSRRQPSFNAYSTWLKKSGHAGKLPSGAAIRQRFGSWKEALNAAAIETD is encoded by the coding sequence ATGACCAGCATCAATGCCATCATCGTTGCCGCGATGGCGGAGGAGATGAGGCCGTTCACCACGCTGCTACCCGACTTCATCACCACCCCCATCACCACCCCCTTCGGCTCGGCCTTCCTCGCCCGCAAGGGTCGCTCATCCATCCTTTTCCTCACCACCGGCATCGGCGCCGCCTGCTCGGCCGGCCTGCTCTCCTGGGCGCTTGCCAAGTACGAGCCGCGGGCGATCGTGTCAGTCGGCTCGGCCGGCGGGCTGGATTCGTCGGTGAGCATCGGGGACATCGTCGTCGGCACGCGCTACGTTCACGGCACCGCCGACGCCACCGCCTTCGGCTACGCCCCCGGCCAAATCCCGGGCCAGCCCGAATACTTTGAGGCCACCGATGACCTCGTCCAGGCCGCCCACGCCGCCAGCCAAGCCGACCGGCGCACGCACGCCGGCCTGGTCGTCTCCTCCGACTCCTTCGTCACCGAGGCGAACGTCAAGGACACACGCACCACCTTCCCCGGCGTCCTCTCCGCCGACATGGAGTCCCACGCGCTCGCCCAGATCGCCCACCTGTTCGGAATCCCGTTCGCGTCGGTGCGCTCGATTTCCGACGTCGTCGGCGCCAGCGACGCCAAGAAGCAGGCCGAGACCTTTAACAACCAGTTGGACGACGTCGCCCTCGCCGCCGCCCACACCGTGCTCAACCTGCTCTCCCACACCTCCGCGCTCGACATCGAACGCTCCGGCCACGGGCCCGCGCAGCATTTCTCCAAGGCGTCGCTACAGTGCGCGCTCTACCTCATGCTCGCCAAGGCCCACGGCCTCACCGCCGCGTCCGGCGAGCTGCCCGAGGTGCTGCAGGCGGCGGAGAAACACCTCAGCTCCCTGGATGCGCCGCTGCGCGGGGAGGCCCTCGGGCTCATGCTCGCCGGCTACCAGTTCGCCTCCGAACAACCCTCAGCCGCCCTCACCGCCAAGGACTATGACACCCACCGCGCCCAGTTCATCAAGAACTATTCCGACGCCGGGCCCGGCTTCCTCTGGCCACCCACCTCCCAGACCGTCATCAAGCGCTTCAACGGCTACTGGAACGACGCCCTGATCTCCATCGGCCTCACCCCGCGCCGCGGGCGCAACCGTGGCGGGTTGAAGTTCTCCACCGAGGACTACCTCTTCGCCATCCGCTCCTACCTCATCGACGCCCAGCGCTCACGCCGCCAACCCTCCTTCAACGCCTACAGCACGTGGCTCAAGAAGTCGGGCCACGCCGGCAAGCTACCCTCGGGCGCCGCGATTCGCCAGCGCTTCGGCTCCTGGAAGGAAGCCCTCAACGCCGCTGCGATCGAGACCGACTAG
- a CDS encoding IS1249 family transposase, with protein MGNPRCKICGGTTQKWGSTRAGRPRLRCPTCGASQSRRNDTRARHFSAFLDFVTGKHTLADYGPKARTIRRRNEPFWHLWPVSPLVDEVSHVVFVDGIYLSHKLVVLIACTKTHVLGWYVAKGETTRAWQALMSRIAPPDVVVCDGGQGIASAVKTTWPGTRIQRCVFHAYSAVKRKTTTRPRTQAGVDLYGLAQALLEVATYEQAVAWMSKLAAWNTTYKQFLAQRTRLPDGRLVPTHARLIQAKNCLNTLVKQGTLFTFLDPALDLEGDPIPRTSNLIEGGINTQLRCVLRAHRGMSLDHQVKTVLWWCYLHTEFPATPAHILKTTITDQQIIDQFDKASHRAQAQAEIDRWGTAVNWTDFHHNGTWHETY; from the coding sequence ATGGGAAATCCTCGATGCAAAATCTGTGGTGGCACGACGCAAAAATGGGGCTCAACTCGAGCAGGTAGGCCAAGGTTGCGCTGTCCAACATGTGGGGCAAGCCAGTCTCGGCGTAACGATACCCGCGCCCGGCATTTCAGTGCGTTTTTAGACTTCGTCACCGGCAAACACACCCTGGCCGATTACGGGCCCAAGGCACGCACCATACGACGGCGTAACGAACCATTTTGGCATCTATGGCCAGTTTCCCCACTGGTCGACGAAGTCAGCCACGTGGTCTTTGTTGACGGGATCTACCTGTCCCACAAGCTGGTCGTCCTGATCGCGTGTACCAAGACTCACGTGCTTGGCTGGTACGTGGCCAAGGGCGAGACCACCCGCGCCTGGCAAGCGCTGATGTCGAGGATCGCGCCCCCAGATGTTGTCGTGTGTGATGGTGGGCAAGGCATCGCCAGCGCGGTGAAGACTACCTGGCCTGGAACCCGGATCCAACGCTGCGTCTTTCACGCCTATAGCGCGGTCAAGCGTAAGACCACCACCCGGCCACGCACTCAGGCAGGTGTTGATCTCTACGGTCTTGCTCAAGCCCTGCTCGAGGTCGCCACCTATGAGCAGGCAGTGGCATGGATGAGCAAACTCGCCGCCTGGAACACCACCTACAAACAGTTCCTCGCCCAGCGCACCCGGCTACCAGACGGACGCCTCGTTCCCACCCATGCCCGGCTGATCCAGGCCAAGAACTGCCTCAACACGCTGGTCAAACAAGGCACGCTGTTCACCTTCCTTGATCCCGCCCTTGACCTTGAAGGTGACCCCATTCCCAGGACGTCGAACCTGATCGAGGGCGGGATTAATACCCAACTACGCTGCGTGCTACGAGCCCACCGGGGCATGAGTCTTGATCACCAGGTCAAGACCGTGTTGTGGTGGTGCTACCTGCACACCGAGTTCCCTGCCACCCCAGCACACATCCTCAAGACCACGATCACCGACCAGCAGATCATTGACCAATTCGACAAGGCCAGCCACCGCGCCCAAGCACAAGCCGAGATCGACAGATGGGGAACCGCAGTTAACTGGACCGACTTCCACCACAACGGAACCTGGCACGAAACCTACTAA
- a CDS encoding DsbA family oxidoreductase encodes MEHDIVVHVWSDIACPWCWIGKHRLEKGIEESGQKVAVEYHSYQLQPDAGAPVPFATSLSMKHFSADEVSEVLASTTELAAAEGLTINWDKVTEVNTFLAHQLVYAAKSRGETPEEAALLGAQAFERLYVAHFTEGRNLADTDELIDIAADLGLDHDDVADELESGEHADSVRADISSARSLGIEGVPFYVVGGKFGISGAQPASVYADAIQRAMAEMQVAHAQEVPVEQD; translated from the coding sequence ATGGAACATGACATCGTGGTTCACGTGTGGTCCGACATCGCCTGCCCGTGGTGCTGGATCGGCAAGCACCGCCTGGAAAAAGGCATCGAGGAGTCGGGGCAGAAGGTCGCTGTGGAGTACCACAGCTACCAGCTTCAGCCCGACGCCGGGGCCCCTGTGCCCTTCGCCACCTCCCTGTCAATGAAGCACTTCTCCGCCGACGAGGTCTCCGAGGTGCTGGCCTCCACCACAGAGCTTGCAGCCGCCGAGGGCCTGACGATCAACTGGGATAAGGTCACCGAGGTCAACACGTTCCTGGCTCACCAGCTCGTCTACGCAGCCAAGTCCCGCGGCGAGACCCCCGAGGAGGCCGCGCTGCTCGGCGCGCAAGCCTTCGAGCGCCTCTACGTCGCCCACTTCACCGAGGGCCGCAACCTCGCCGACACGGATGAGCTCATCGACATCGCGGCCGACCTTGGCCTTGATCACGACGACGTTGCCGACGAACTCGAATCCGGCGAGCATGCGGATTCCGTGCGCGCCGACATCTCTTCCGCCCGCTCACTCGGGATCGAAGGCGTGCCGTTCTATGTGGTTGGCGGCAAGTTCGGGATCTCCGGCGCGCAACCGGCCAGCGTCTACGCCGACGCGATCCAGCGGGCCATGGCCGAGATGCAGGTGGCCCACGCCCAGGAAGTGCCAGTCGAGCAGGACTAA